A window from uncultured Fusobacterium sp. encodes these proteins:
- the adhE gene encoding bifunctional acetaldehyde-CoA/alcohol dehydrogenase → MAEKKVIEQQQVELTNEQIDLHVEELVNKALKALDEFEGFTQEQVDHIVAKCSVAGLDAHGILAEAAIKETGRGVFEDKAVKNLFACEYVTSNLRHLKTVGIINEDKLTGITEIAEPVGVVCGIVPTTNPTSTVIFKSLISLKTRNPIIFSFHPSAHECSAMAAKIIRDAAIKAGAPENCIQWLEMKSMYATEALMKHDGVATILATGGNAMVKAAYSCGKPALGVGAGNVPAYVEKTCVLPRAVNDIILSKSFDNGMICASEQAAIVDHEIYNDFMKEMKRFKVYFVNAEEKVKLEKFMFGAAAYSAEVAEAKLNAAVVGKPATWIAEQAGFKVPADTQIICAECKEVGVNEPLTREKLSPVLAVLKAESTDDGIAKAAAMVEFNGLGHSAAIHTQNSEISKKFGFACKAIRIIENAPSTFGGIGSVYNAFIPSLTLGCGSYGRNSVSNNVSAVNLLNIKRIGRRNNNMQWVKLPPKIYFERNSIKYLQDMKEIEKVMIVTDRGMYNLGYVKKIEDVLAGRRDKVDLELFFDVESDPSFDTVQKGLELMNNFKPDTIIALGGGSPMDAAKVMWLLYENPDVNFDDIKQKFMDIRKRAFRFPELGKKAKLVCIPTTSGTGSEVTPFAVITDTKENKKYPLTDYSLTPTVAIVDPELVMSLPSSIAADTGIDVLTHAVEAYVSILASDFTDGWAKQAVKLVFDYLELSVKEGAKHPCAREKMHNASTIAGMAFANAFLGMNHSLAHKIGGEFHIPHGRTNGILLPHVIRYNGTIPTKLNIWPKIENYKADVKYMELAQLIGLNPKTPAEGVQMFADACEELCQKIGVASNIKSQGISKEAWDEAIHRMAMNAYEDQCTPANPRMPMVNDMEEILRTIWDYKSKFEK, encoded by the coding sequence ATGGCAGAAAAAAAAGTTATAGAGCAACAACAAGTTGAACTAACAAATGAGCAAATAGATCTTCATGTAGAAGAATTAGTAAATAAAGCTTTAAAAGCTTTAGATGAATTTGAAGGATTTACTCAAGAACAAGTAGATCACATAGTAGCTAAATGTTCAGTAGCTGGACTTGATGCACATGGTATCTTAGCTGAAGCAGCTATAAAAGAAACAGGTAGAGGAGTTTTTGAGGATAAAGCTGTAAAAAATCTTTTTGCTTGTGAATATGTAACAAGTAATTTACGTCATTTAAAAACTGTTGGAATAATTAACGAAGATAAACTTACTGGAATAACAGAGATAGCTGAACCAGTAGGAGTAGTTTGTGGAATAGTACCAACAACTAACCCAACATCAACTGTAATATTTAAGTCATTAATTTCTTTAAAAACAAGAAATCCTATTATATTCTCATTCCATCCATCAGCACATGAGTGTTCAGCAATGGCAGCTAAAATAATAAGAGATGCTGCAATAAAAGCAGGAGCTCCTGAGAATTGTATTCAATGGTTAGAGATGAAATCAATGTATGCAACAGAAGCATTAATGAAACATGATGGAGTAGCAACTATATTAGCAACTGGTGGAAATGCAATGGTTAAAGCTGCCTATTCTTGTGGAAAACCAGCATTAGGAGTTGGAGCAGGAAACGTTCCAGCTTATGTTGAAAAAACATGTGTTTTACCAAGAGCAGTAAATGATATTATACTTTCTAAATCTTTTGACAATGGAATGATATGTGCATCTGAACAAGCAGCAATAGTTGATCATGAAATCTATAACGATTTTATGAAAGAGATGAAACGTTTTAAAGTTTATTTTGTAAATGCTGAAGAAAAAGTAAAATTAGAAAAGTTTATGTTTGGAGCAGCTGCTTATTCAGCAGAGGTTGCAGAAGCTAAATTAAATGCAGCAGTAGTAGGAAAACCAGCTACTTGGATAGCAGAACAAGCTGGATTTAAAGTGCCAGCTGATACTCAAATTATCTGTGCAGAATGTAAAGAGGTTGGAGTAAATGAACCTTTAACTAGAGAAAAATTATCTCCAGTATTAGCAGTTTTAAAAGCTGAAAGTACAGATGATGGAATTGCAAAAGCTGCAGCAATGGTAGAATTTAATGGATTAGGACACTCAGCAGCTATTCATACACAAAATTCAGAAATTTCTAAAAAGTTTGGATTTGCTTGTAAAGCTATAAGAATAATAGAAAATGCACCATCTACATTTGGAGGAATAGGATCTGTTTATAACGCATTTATTCCATCATTAACTCTTGGATGTGGATCTTATGGACGTAACTCAGTTTCTAATAACGTAAGTGCAGTAAACTTATTAAATATCAAAAGAATAGGGAGACGTAATAATAATATGCAATGGGTTAAACTTCCACCAAAAATCTATTTTGAAAGAAATTCAATAAAATATCTACAAGATATGAAAGAGATAGAAAAAGTTATGATCGTTACTGATAGAGGAATGTATAACTTAGGATATGTTAAGAAAATAGAAGATGTTTTAGCTGGAAGAAGAGATAAAGTAGATTTAGAGTTATTCTTCGATGTAGAATCTGATCCTAGCTTTGATACAGTTCAAAAAGGATTAGAATTAATGAATAACTTTAAACCAGATACAATAATTGCTTTAGGAGGAGGATCTCCAATGGACGCTGCTAAAGTAATGTGGTTATTATATGAAAATCCAGATGTAAACTTTGATGATATAAAACAAAAATTTATGGATATTAGAAAACGTGCTTTCAGATTCCCAGAATTAGGTAAAAAAGCAAAATTAGTATGTATTCCTACAACTTCAGGAACAGGTTCAGAAGTAACTCCATTTGCAGTTATAACTGATACAAAAGAAAATAAAAAATATCCATTAACAGATTACTCATTAACTCCTACAGTAGCAATAGTAGATCCAGAATTAGTAATGAGCTTACCATCAAGCATAGCTGCAGATACAGGAATAGACGTATTAACTCATGCTGTAGAGGCTTATGTATCAATATTAGCATCTGATTTTACAGATGGATGGGCTAAACAAGCAGTTAAATTAGTATTTGATTACTTAGAATTATCAGTAAAAGAAGGGGCTAAACACCCTTGTGCAAGAGAAAAAATGCACAATGCATCTACAATAGCAGGAATGGCTTTTGCAAATGCATTCTTAGGAATGAACCACTCATTAGCACATAAAATAGGAGGAGAATTCCATATTCCTCACGGACGTACAAATGGAATCTTATTACCACATGTAATTAGATATAATGGAACAATTCCTACTAAATTAAATATTTGGCCTAAGATAGAAAATTATAAAGCAGATGTTAAATATATGGAATTAGCACAATTAATAGGATTAAATCCAAAAACTCCAGCTGAAGGAGTGCAAATGTTTGCTGATGCTTGTGAAGAATTATGTCAAAAAATAGGTGTAGCAAGTAATATAAAATCTCAAGGAATTTCTAAAGAAGCTTGGGATGAAGCAATTCATAGAATGGCGATGAATGCTTATGAAGATCAATGTACACCTGCTAATCCAAGAATGCCAATGGTTAATGATATGGAAGAGATATTAAGAACTATTTGGGATTATAAAAGTAAATTTGAAAAATAA
- the thyA gene encoding thymidylate synthase, whose product MAKFDKIYKDIVETINNNGIWSEGNVRTKYADGTPAHYKSYIGYQFRLDNSTDEAHLITTRFAPNKAPIRELYWIWIMQSNSVEELNKLKCKFWDEWKMEDGTIGKAYGYQIAKKTFGYKSQLDYIINEIKKNPNSRRIMTEIWVPEELDQMALTPCVHLTQWSVIGNKLYLEVRQRSCDVALGLVANVFQYSVLHKLVALECGLEPADIIWTIHNVHIYDRHMPMLLEQIQRKEFEGATLKIENFTSIYNFKPDDVVIENYQYGDKISYEVAI is encoded by the coding sequence ATGGCAAAATTTGATAAAATTTATAAAGATATAGTTGAAACTATAAATAACAATGGAATTTGGAGTGAAGGTAATGTTAGAACTAAGTATGCTGATGGGACTCCAGCTCACTATAAAAGTTATATAGGATATCAATTCAGATTAGATAATTCAACTGATGAAGCTCACCTTATAACTACAAGATTTGCACCAAATAAAGCTCCTATAAGAGAATTATATTGGATATGGATAATGCAATCTAACAGTGTAGAAGAACTAAATAAATTAAAATGTAAATTTTGGGATGAATGGAAAATGGAAGATGGTACAATTGGAAAAGCTTATGGATATCAAATTGCAAAAAAAACTTTTGGATATAAAAGTCAGCTTGATTATATCATCAATGAAATTAAAAAAAATCCAAACAGTAGAAGAATTATGACAGAAATTTGGGTTCCAGAGGAGTTAGATCAAATGGCACTTACTCCATGTGTTCACTTAACTCAATGGAGTGTCATAGGAAATAAACTTTATCTTGAAGTTAGACAAAGAAGTTGTGATGTTGCTCTTGGATTAGTTGCCAATGTTTTCCAATACTCTGTTCTTCATAAATTAGTAGCTTTAGAATGTGGATTAGAACCTGCTGATATTATTTGGACTATACATAATGTACATATTTATGATAGACATATGCCTATGCTTTTAGAGCAAATTCAAAGAAAAGAGTTTGAAGGGGCAACTTTAAAAATTGAAAACTTTACTTCAATTTATAATTTTAAGCCTGATGATGTAGTTATAGAAAATTACCAATATGGTGATAAAATCTCTTATGAGGTGGCTATATAA
- a CDS encoding dihydrofolate reductase, giving the protein MTRPKINMIVCVAENNLIGDKNPTGNGLLWHSKEELAYYKEKTIGNVVVFGKNTAKCVPLELMKKNRDVIVISSKDSFEDIIKKYEGTDKEIFICGGATVYKSYLEKYTLDNIYISKLKSHIEVQTPNSPLFFPNVEDYGYKIVSSKEFNDFIAYTYQK; this is encoded by the coding sequence ATGACAAGACCTAAAATAAATATGATTGTTTGTGTTGCTGAAAATAATTTAATAGGAGATAAAAATCCAACTGGAAATGGTTTACTTTGGCATTCTAAAGAAGAATTAGCTTACTACAAAGAGAAAACAATAGGAAATGTTGTAGTCTTTGGAAAAAATACAGCTAAATGTGTTCCATTAGAGCTTATGAAAAAAAATAGAGATGTTATAGTAATATCTTCTAAAGATAGTTTTGAAGATATTATTAAAAAATATGAAGGAACTGATAAGGAAATTTTTATATGTGGTGGAGCTACAGTATATAAATCATACCTTGAAAAATATACTTTAGACAATATTTATATTTCTAAATTAAAATCTCATATAGAGGTTCAAACTCCTAATTCTCCACTATTTTTTCCAAATGTAGAAGATTACGGCTATAAAATTGTTAGTTCTAAAGAGTTTAATGATTTTATTGCCTATACATATCAAAAATAA
- the galE gene encoding UDP-glucose 4-epimerase GalE: MAVLVCGGAGYIGSHVTRALIDSGEEVVVLDNLVTGHVDAVHEKAKLVLGDLRDEEFLDKVFTENKIDGVIDFAAFSLVGESMTEPLKYFENNFYGTLCLLKAMRKHNVKNIVFSSTAATYGEPENIPILETDKTFPTNPYGESKLAVEKMMKWCDVAYGIKYTALRYFNVAGAHPTGEIGEDHNPESHLIPIILQVALGKRESIGIYGDDYPTEDGTCIRDYIHVMDLADAHILALKRLYNGGESTVFNLGNGEGFSVKEVIEVTRKVTGHPIPAVISPRRAGDPAKLVATSEKAMRELNWKPKYNTLEKIIETAWNWHKSHPNGYED, translated from the coding sequence ATGGCAGTATTAGTATGTGGAGGAGCTGGTTATATAGGAAGTCATGTAACTAGAGCCTTAATAGATAGTGGAGAAGAGGTTGTAGTATTAGATAACCTTGTTACAGGACATGTGGATGCAGTTCATGAAAAAGCTAAACTTGTACTTGGAGACTTAAGAGATGAAGAGTTTTTAGATAAGGTTTTCACAGAAAATAAAATAGATGGAGTAATTGATTTTGCTGCTTTTTCTTTAGTTGGAGAGAGTATGACAGAACCTTTAAAATATTTTGAAAATAACTTTTATGGAACTCTTTGCTTATTAAAAGCTATGAGAAAACATAATGTAAAAAATATTGTATTTTCATCAACAGCAGCAACTTATGGAGAGCCAGAAAATATTCCTATTTTAGAAACAGATAAAACTTTCCCAACAAATCCTTATGGAGAAAGTAAGTTAGCAGTAGAAAAAATGATGAAATGGTGTGATGTTGCTTATGGAATAAAATATACAGCACTTAGATATTTCAACGTTGCTGGAGCACATCCTACTGGAGAAATTGGAGAAGACCATAATCCAGAAAGCCATCTTATTCCTATAATTTTACAAGTTGCTTTAGGAAAGAGAGAAAGCATAGGAATCTATGGAGATGATTATCCAACTGAAGATGGAACATGTATAAGAGATTACATTCATGTAATGGATTTAGCTGATGCTCATATACTTGCTTTAAAAAGACTTTACAATGGTGGAGAAAGCACAGTATTTAATTTAGGAAATGGAGAAGGATTCTCAGTTAAAGAGGTTATTGAAGTTACAAGAAAGGTAACAGGACATCCTATTCCAGCTGTAATATCACCAAGAAGAGCTGGAGATCCTGCTAAACTTGTAGCAACTTCTGAAAAAGCTATGAGGGAGTTAAACTGGAAACCTAAATATAATACACTAGAAAAAATAATAGAAACAGCTTGGAATTGGCATAAGTCTCATCCAAATGGATATGAAGACTAA
- the galT gene encoding UDP-glucose--hexose-1-phosphate uridylyltransferase, with protein MNIFKEIKLLLAYGLKNNLIGKYDKIIARNEILHLLKIDDWESVEFDENEIPEYPTEILNKICDYAVEKGIIEDTVTMRDLFDTEVMGKLTPTATQIIEKFEKISQEEGVEKATDFYYDFAQKSNYIRTDRIAKNMHWYSETEYGNMEITVNLSKPEKDPRDIAKERLMPQSSYPKCLLCYENVGYSGRVNHPARQNHRVIPLTLTNESWFIQYSPYVYYNEHAIVFSGEHRPMKITKAAFDRLTSFTEQVPHYFLGSNADLPIVGGSILSHDHYQGGHHEFPMAKAPVEKKVSFKGYENIEAGIVKWPMSVIRITGKNRLELVELADKILKAWREYSDESLGIFAYTNDTPHNTVTPIARRRGENFELDLVLRNNRTSEEHPLGIFHPHADVHNIKKENIGLIEVMGLAVLPGRLKEELEILSNYIVEPNFEEKVKNDAKVEKHLEWIKNIVKKHKNITSQNAHDILKSEVGITFSRVLEDAGVYKRDEKGQAGILKFVEHVNSI; from the coding sequence ATGAATATATTTAAGGAAATAAAACTTTTACTTGCTTATGGATTAAAAAATAATTTAATCGGTAAGTATGATAAGATAATTGCTAGAAATGAGATATTACACCTTTTAAAAATTGATGATTGGGAAAGTGTGGAGTTTGATGAGAATGAGATTCCTGAATACCCAACTGAAATATTAAATAAAATTTGTGACTATGCAGTAGAAAAAGGAATTATAGAAGATACAGTTACAATGAGAGATCTTTTTGATACAGAAGTAATGGGAAAATTAACTCCAACTGCTACACAAATCATAGAAAAATTTGAAAAAATCTCTCAAGAGGAAGGAGTAGAAAAAGCTACAGATTTTTATTACGATTTTGCACAAAAGTCTAACTATATCAGAACAGATAGAATAGCTAAAAATATGCATTGGTATTCTGAAACTGAATATGGAAATATGGAAATAACTGTAAATCTTTCTAAACCAGAAAAAGATCCTAGAGATATTGCAAAAGAGAGATTAATGCCACAGTCTTCATACCCAAAATGCCTACTTTGTTATGAGAATGTGGGATACTCAGGTAGGGTAAATCACCCAGCACGTCAAAATCATAGAGTTATCCCACTAACTCTAACAAATGAGTCATGGTTTATTCAATATTCTCCATATGTATATTACAATGAACATGCTATAGTGTTCTCTGGAGAGCATAGACCTATGAAAATAACAAAAGCTGCTTTTGATAGACTTACAAGTTTTACAGAGCAAGTACCACACTACTTCTTAGGTTCAAATGCAGATTTACCAATTGTTGGAGGATCAATTTTAAGTCATGATCACTATCAAGGTGGACACCATGAATTTCCAATGGCTAAAGCTCCAGTAGAGAAGAAAGTATCTTTTAAAGGGTATGAAAATATTGAAGCTGGAATTGTAAAATGGCCTATGTCTGTAATTAGAATAACAGGAAAAAATAGATTAGAATTAGTAGAATTAGCTGATAAGATTTTAAAAGCTTGGAGAGAGTATAGTGATGAATCACTTGGAATATTTGCTTATACTAATGATACTCCACACAATACAGTTACTCCAATAGCAAGAAGAAGAGGAGAAAATTTTGAATTAGATTTAGTTTTAAGAAATAATAGAACAAGTGAAGAACATCCACTTGGAATCTTCCATCCTCATGCAGATGTTCACAATATTAAAAAAGAAAATATTGGACTTATTGAAGTTATGGGACTTGCTGTTTTACCTGGAAGATTAAAAGAGGAATTAGAAATTTTAAGTAACTATATAGTAGAACCTAATTTTGAAGAAAAAGTAAAAAATGATGCAAAAGTTGAAAAACATTTAGAGTGGATAAAAAATATTGTTAAAAAACATAAAAATATTACTTCTCAAAATGCCCATGATATATTAAAATCAGAAGTAGGAATTACTTTCTCAAGAGTTCTAGAAGATGCTGGTGTCTATAAAAGAGATGAAAAAGGGCAAGCAGGTATTTTAAAATTTGTAGAACATGTAAATAGTATTTAA
- a CDS encoding galactokinase, which produces MIQDLVKEFKKIFNYEGKVEAFFSPGRVNLIGEHTDYNGGFVFPCALDFGTYGIAVKREDNKFRMYSLNFVHEGIKEFTLDELVYKKSDNWANYPKGVIKTFIDAGFKIDSGFDVLINGTIPNGAGLSSSASLELLTSVILKDFFKLDVDMVDMVKLSQKAENQFIGVNCGIMDQFAIGMGKKDHAILLDCNSLNYQYAPISLNGASVVIANTNKKRGLADSKYNERRASCEAAVKVLNENGINIKYLGELSVEKFNEVKHFIKDEEQLKRATHAVTENARTLEAVQKLKEGDIEAFGKLMNGSHISLRDDYEVTGFELDSLVEAAWEAKGVIGARMTGAGFGGCTVSIVKDENIEEFIKSVGEKYTAKTGLVADFYVAKIGDGSRKLGEF; this is translated from the coding sequence ATGATACAAGATTTAGTTAAAGAATTTAAAAAGATTTTTAATTATGAAGGAAAAGTAGAAGCTTTCTTTTCACCTGGTAGGGTAAATCTTATTGGAGAACATACAGATTATAATGGTGGTTTTGTTTTCCCATGTGCTCTCGATTTTGGAACTTATGGAATTGCAGTAAAAAGAGAGGATAATAAATTTAGAATGTACTCTTTAAACTTTGTACATGAAGGAATAAAAGAGTTTACTTTAGATGAATTAGTATATAAAAAATCAGATAATTGGGCAAATTATCCAAAAGGAGTTATCAAAACTTTTATAGATGCAGGATTTAAAATTGATTCAGGATTTGATGTTTTAATAAATGGAACTATTCCTAATGGAGCAGGACTTTCTTCATCAGCTTCTTTAGAGCTATTAACATCAGTAATATTAAAAGATTTCTTTAAATTAGATGTAGATATGGTAGATATGGTAAAATTATCTCAAAAAGCTGAAAATCAATTTATTGGAGTAAATTGTGGAATTATGGACCAATTTGCTATAGGTATGGGGAAAAAAGATCATGCTATATTACTAGATTGTAACTCTTTAAATTATCAATATGCTCCTATATCTTTAAATGGAGCTTCTGTTGTAATAGCTAATACAAATAAGAAAAGAGGACTTGCTGATTCTAAATATAATGAGAGAAGAGCTTCTTGTGAGGCTGCTGTAAAAGTTTTAAATGAAAATGGAATAAATATTAAATATTTAGGAGAACTTTCTGTTGAAAAATTTAATGAAGTTAAACACTTTATTAAAGATGAGGAACAATTAAAAAGAGCAACACATGCTGTAACAGAAAATGCTAGAACTTTAGAGGCAGTTCAAAAATTAAAAGAAGGAGATATAGAAGCTTTTGGAAAACTTATGAATGGATCTCATATCTCTTTAAGAGATGACTATGAAGTTACAGGATTTGAATTAGACTCACTAGTAGAAGCTGCTTGGGAAGCTAAAGGAGTAATTGGAGCTCGTATGACAGGTGCTGGATTTGGTGGATGTACTGTAAGTATAGTTAAAGATGAGAATATAGAGGAGTTTATAAAATCGGTTGGAGAAAAATATACAGCAAAAACTGGACTTGTAGCTGATTTTTATGTTGCTAAAATTGGTGATGGAAGTAGAAAGTTAGGTGAGTTTTAA